In Mycolicibacterium alvei, a single window of DNA contains:
- a CDS encoding mycofactocin-coupled SDR family oxidoreductase: MTERLAGKVAFITGAARGQGRAHAVRMAKEGADIIAVDIAAPLPPSVPYDSATPEDLAETVRLVEATGKRILAVAADTRDLDALRAVVDKGVAEFGRLDVIIANAGITVPEAWNETTPESFRDVIDINLTGTWNTVMAGTQHIIDGGRGGSIILISSAAGIKMQPFMVHYTASKHGVTGMARAFAAELGKHRIRVNSLHPGAVNTPMGTGDMMTALNRANETNPGLMQMVTPFLPDWIAEPEDIADAACWLASDESRFVTASKVAVDLGSTQF; the protein is encoded by the coding sequence ATGACCGAGCGGCTCGCCGGAAAAGTTGCCTTCATCACCGGGGCTGCCCGCGGCCAGGGACGCGCGCATGCGGTCCGGATGGCCAAGGAGGGCGCCGACATCATCGCGGTCGACATCGCCGCGCCACTGCCGCCGAGCGTGCCCTATGACTCGGCGACACCCGAGGATCTGGCCGAGACCGTGCGCCTGGTCGAGGCCACCGGCAAGCGGATCCTGGCGGTCGCCGCCGACACGCGTGATCTCGACGCCCTGCGAGCGGTGGTGGACAAGGGGGTCGCCGAGTTCGGCCGGCTCGACGTCATCATCGCCAACGCCGGCATCACCGTGCCCGAAGCCTGGAACGAGACGACCCCCGAATCGTTCCGCGATGTCATCGACATCAATCTCACCGGGACCTGGAACACCGTGATGGCCGGCACCCAACACATCATCGACGGCGGCCGCGGTGGCTCGATCATCCTGATCAGTTCGGCCGCCGGCATCAAGATGCAGCCGTTCATGGTGCACTACACGGCCAGCAAGCACGGTGTCACCGGCATGGCCCGCGCCTTCGCCGCCGAGTTGGGCAAGCACCGGATCCGGGTCAACAGCCTGCATCCCGGCGCGGTCAACACCCCGATGGGCACCGGCGACATGATGACCGCGCTCAACCGGGCCAACGAGACCAACCCCGGCCTGATGCAGATGGTGACCCCGTTCCTGCCTGATTGGATCGCCGAACCCGAGGACATCGCCGACGCCGCATGCTGGCTGGCCAGTGACGAATCTCGGTTCGTCACCGCCAGCAAGGTAGCCGTGGACCTGGGCTCGACCCAGTTCTAG
- a CDS encoding class I adenylate-forming enzyme family protein, producing MPGPLSTDFADVLAAGLQAYGDRPFIEFARKWYSGNEITQFIEQISAASDEAGVLPGEPVGIVVRNRVAHAATILGFIATRRPVVMIYSYQSAAAIARDVGSLALPAVLADVDDWTPELNAAVRAAGSAGLSLSGDPLRVGVTVTRQPGSRHDPALEQSGLHILTSGTTGPPKRIPVATNVLEHTVLSTTIGAGTEAVDPDTPPALVYWPFGSIGVCQLLAAPCAGKRMVLLEKFSVTEWVRAIKTYRITRAGVQPAILRMLLQADVPPEDLASLEGLSGGSGPLEPELRAEFEGRYGIPLLWAYGATEFAGSVCSWTPELYHRYGADKPDSVGRPLPGVRVRIVDPDTDTEVPTGTIGMLEAAVAVIGPDWVRTTDLASVDDDGFVTLHGRGDGAINRGGFKVLPEAVRRVLISHPSVLDACVVGVPDSRLGAVPFAAVELRRDAVTPTEAELKDLVREELPSHHVPVAVAVVDALPRNPALKVRPGDVAALYRP from the coding sequence ATGCCCGGCCCTCTGAGCACGGACTTCGCTGACGTCCTGGCGGCCGGGCTTCAGGCGTACGGCGACCGGCCGTTCATCGAGTTCGCCCGAAAGTGGTATTCGGGCAACGAGATCACGCAGTTCATCGAGCAGATCTCGGCCGCGTCGGACGAGGCCGGCGTACTGCCCGGCGAACCGGTCGGCATCGTCGTGCGGAACCGGGTGGCCCACGCCGCGACAATCCTCGGGTTCATCGCGACGCGACGCCCCGTGGTGATGATCTACTCGTACCAGTCCGCCGCCGCGATCGCCCGGGACGTCGGCAGCCTTGCGTTGCCGGCAGTTCTGGCCGATGTCGACGACTGGACGCCGGAACTCAACGCCGCCGTGCGTGCGGCCGGGTCGGCCGGTCTCTCCCTGTCCGGCGATCCGCTCCGGGTCGGCGTGACAGTGACGCGGCAACCGGGCAGCAGGCACGACCCGGCGCTGGAACAGTCCGGCCTGCACATTCTCACCAGTGGCACCACCGGACCGCCCAAGCGAATCCCGGTCGCCACCAACGTACTTGAGCACACCGTCCTGAGCACGACGATCGGTGCGGGCACCGAGGCTGTCGACCCCGACACGCCGCCCGCGTTGGTGTACTGGCCGTTCGGCAGCATCGGTGTCTGCCAACTACTGGCCGCGCCGTGCGCCGGCAAGCGCATGGTGCTGCTGGAGAAGTTCAGCGTCACCGAGTGGGTTCGTGCGATCAAGACCTACCGGATCACCCGGGCCGGGGTGCAACCCGCAATCCTGCGAATGCTGCTGCAGGCCGACGTTCCACCCGAGGATCTGGCCTCGCTGGAGGGGTTGTCCGGGGGCTCCGGTCCGTTGGAGCCGGAATTGCGGGCAGAGTTCGAGGGGCGTTACGGGATTCCGTTGTTGTGGGCCTATGGGGCAACTGAATTCGCCGGATCGGTGTGCAGCTGGACCCCTGAGCTGTACCACCGGTACGGCGCGGACAAACCTGACAGCGTCGGACGACCACTGCCCGGCGTGCGGGTCCGCATCGTCGACCCCGACACCGACACCGAAGTGCCCACCGGCACCATCGGAATGCTCGAAGCCGCCGTCGCAGTCATCGGACCGGATTGGGTGCGCACCACCGATCTGGCTTCCGTCGACGACGACGGCTTCGTCACTCTGCACGGGCGCGGTGACGGTGCGATCAACCGGGGCGGCTTCAAGGTCCTCCCGGAAGCGGTACGGCGGGTGTTGATCTCGCATCCCAGCGTGCTCGACGCCTGTGTCGTGGGGGTTCCGGATTCCCGGCTCGGCGCGGTTCCGTTCGCCGCGGTCGAGCTACGCCGGGATGCCGTCACACCCACCGAGGCCGAACTGAAGGACCTGGTGCGCGAGGAACTGCCGAGCCATCACGTGCCGGTGGCCGTGGCGGTCGTCGATGCACTCCCCCGCAATCCCGCGCTCAAGGTGCGTCCGGGAGACGTCGCGGCGCTGTATCGCCCCTGA
- a CDS encoding alpha/beta hydrolase translates to MTYTELTFHSAGDRCSAWYFPAAGDDFTGPAGRPVVVMAHGFGGTKDSGLQPFAERFSAAGLDAVAFDYRGFGASDGTPRQSVSVERQMADYGAAIAAAQQLPGVDPRRVVLWGSSFSGSHVLRVAAQCADVAAVIGMTPLTSGLAASRAAVAHRDIASALRWTLAGVKSRVAVAAGRAPTLMPLAAEPGEAGALALDGAYDSYRAIAGPTWRNEVDSAIGMELVQIRTGAAAKTLKCPVLIQVADFDRFVPANSVMKTAVQARAQVHHYPCDHFDVWPGHDWFDTAVEDQVRFLARTLG, encoded by the coding sequence GTGACCTACACCGAGCTCACGTTCCATTCGGCCGGTGACCGTTGCAGCGCATGGTATTTCCCCGCCGCGGGCGACGACTTCACCGGCCCGGCGGGCCGGCCCGTGGTGGTGATGGCTCACGGCTTCGGCGGCACCAAGGACTCCGGTCTACAACCCTTCGCGGAGCGGTTCAGTGCGGCCGGCCTCGACGCGGTGGCCTTCGACTATCGGGGCTTCGGGGCCTCGGACGGAACACCGCGGCAGAGTGTTTCGGTCGAGCGTCAGATGGCGGATTACGGTGCGGCCATCGCGGCGGCCCAACAACTGCCGGGCGTGGACCCTCGGCGGGTGGTGCTGTGGGGATCGTCGTTCTCCGGTAGCCATGTCCTGCGGGTGGCCGCGCAGTGCGCCGATGTGGCCGCCGTGATCGGCATGACTCCGTTGACGAGTGGGCTGGCCGCCAGTCGGGCGGCCGTGGCACACCGCGACATCGCATCGGCGTTGCGCTGGACCCTGGCGGGCGTGAAGAGTCGCGTAGCTGTAGCGGCGGGCCGGGCGCCGACACTGATGCCGTTGGCGGCCGAACCAGGGGAGGCCGGTGCACTGGCCCTCGACGGGGCATATGACAGCTACCGCGCGATCGCCGGGCCGACGTGGCGCAACGAGGTCGATTCGGCCATCGGCATGGAGCTGGTGCAGATTCGGACCGGGGCCGCTGCCAAGACACTGAAATGTCCTGTGCTGATTCAGGTTGCCGACTTCGACCGGTTCGTGCCGGCCAACTCGGTGATGAAGACGGCCGTGCAGGCCAGGGCCCAGGTCCATCACTACCCGTGCGACCACTTCGATGTGTGGCCGGGCCACGACTGGTTCGATACGGCCGTCGAGGATCAGGTGAGGTTCCTCGCCCGGACGTTGGGCTGA
- a CDS encoding flavin-containing monooxygenase, with protein MLKDYRVPYTTFEGSDRIGGNWAFGNPNGHSSAYRSLHIDTSKHRLSFKDFPIPEQFPSFPHHSDIKAYLDAYANAFGLLENIEFNNGVVHAARVDGGGWEIEDQAGARREFDLLVVANGHHWDPRLPDFPGTFTGEHIHSHHYIDPTEPLELTGKRILVVGIGNSAADITVELSSKSLQNQVTLSTRSSAWIVPKYIAGQPGDKYFRTNPYLPLSWQRKFAQMLAPVLGTDPTMYGLPAPNHKLFEAHPTQSVELPLRLGSGDVVPKPNVSRLDGDTVHFEDGTSDVFDVIVYATGYNITFPFFDRDVVDAPGNHIRLYKRMFKPGMNDLVFMGFAQAIPTLFPFVESQSRLLAAYAVGRYGLPPVAEMERVIDADQQLHAGHCTDRPRHTQQVDYFIYEHDLRVRELPAGAERAADGAGLIVGVPA; from the coding sequence ATGCTCAAGGACTACCGGGTTCCCTACACCACGTTCGAGGGATCGGACCGCATCGGTGGAAACTGGGCCTTCGGCAATCCGAACGGGCACAGCAGCGCGTACCGCTCACTGCACATCGACACCAGCAAGCATCGATTGTCGTTCAAGGACTTTCCGATCCCCGAGCAATTCCCGTCGTTCCCGCACCACTCCGACATCAAGGCCTATCTCGATGCCTACGCGAATGCCTTCGGGCTGTTGGAGAACATCGAGTTCAACAACGGGGTGGTGCACGCGGCCCGCGTCGACGGGGGTGGTTGGGAGATCGAGGATCAGGCCGGCGCCCGCCGCGAGTTCGATCTGCTCGTCGTTGCCAACGGCCATCACTGGGATCCCCGGCTGCCGGACTTTCCCGGGACGTTCACCGGTGAACATATCCACTCGCACCACTACATCGACCCCACCGAACCGCTGGAGCTGACCGGCAAGCGGATTCTGGTGGTGGGTATCGGGAACAGCGCCGCCGACATCACCGTCGAGTTGTCATCCAAGTCCCTGCAGAACCAGGTGACGCTGTCCACCCGATCGAGCGCCTGGATCGTGCCGAAATACATTGCGGGACAGCCAGGTGACAAATACTTCCGCACCAATCCCTATCTGCCGTTGTCGTGGCAGCGCAAGTTCGCGCAGATGCTTGCGCCCGTGCTCGGCACCGATCCGACGATGTACGGACTGCCGGCTCCGAATCACAAGCTCTTCGAAGCGCACCCGACACAATCGGTAGAACTGCCGTTGCGGCTCGGGTCCGGTGATGTCGTTCCCAAGCCGAATGTGTCCCGGTTGGACGGTGACACGGTGCATTTCGAGGACGGCACAAGCGACGTCTTCGACGTGATCGTGTACGCGACGGGCTACAACATCACCTTCCCGTTCTTCGACCGGGATGTCGTCGATGCCCCCGGCAACCACATCCGACTCTATAAGCGGATGTTCAAACCCGGAATGAACGATCTGGTGTTCATGGGTTTCGCCCAGGCGATTCCGACACTGTTCCCGTTCGTGGAGAGCCAGTCGCGGTTGCTGGCGGCCTATGCGGTGGGGCGGTACGGTCTGCCGCCGGTGGCAGAGATGGAGCGGGTGATCGATGCCGATCAACAGCTACACGCCGGACACTGCACCGACCGGCCTCGGCACACCCAACAGGTGGACTACTTCATCTACGAGCATGACCTCCGCGTGCGCGAGCTACCTGCGGGGGCCGAGCGTGCCGCCGACGGTGCCGGCCTGATCGTGGGAGTGCCGGCGTGA
- a CDS encoding MaoC family dehydratase: MKVFNGLDEFVAAAGSELGPTEWMEITQDRVNLFADATDDHQWIHVDPERAADGPFGGTIAHGLLTLSLLPHFTHQLYRVDNVKLAVNYGYNKVRFITPVRVGANVRARAAIADVAQLDGAVQATMTVTVEIEGSDKPAAVAESIVRFIG; the protein is encoded by the coding sequence GTGAAGGTCTTCAATGGTCTTGATGAGTTCGTGGCGGCGGCGGGTAGCGAGTTGGGCCCGACCGAGTGGATGGAGATCACCCAGGATCGGGTGAACCTGTTCGCCGATGCCACCGATGACCATCAGTGGATTCACGTCGATCCCGAGCGGGCGGCCGATGGGCCGTTCGGTGGGACCATCGCGCACGGTCTGCTGACCCTGTCGCTGTTGCCACATTTCACCCACCAGCTGTATCGCGTCGACAACGTCAAGTTGGCGGTCAACTACGGCTACAACAAGGTTCGGTTCATCACGCCGGTGCGGGTCGGGGCCAATGTGCGGGCGCGGGCGGCGATCGCCGACGTCGCGCAACTCGACGGCGCGGTCCAGGCCACCATGACGGTGACGGTCGAGATCGAGGGTTCGGACAAGCCCGCTGCGGTCGCCGAGTCGATCGTCCGTTTCATCGGCTGA
- the purU gene encoding formyltetrahydrofolate deformylase, with protein sequence MTEEYPKTTALPARDVGRLLLRCGDRPGLVAAISGFLTGAGANIVSLDQHSTEQTGGTFIQRTIFHLPGLAAVRDELERDFRQQVADPFEMDFRLTEASKPKRVALMASREDHCLLDLLWRNRRGELDMSVVMVISNHPDLADQVRAFGVPFLYVPATPDNRAEAEQRLLELLRGNVDLVVLARYMQILTPEFLDGVGCPLINIHHSFLPAFIGAAPYRRAKERGVKLVGATAHYVTGDLDEGPIIEQDVVRVDHRHSVGDLRRLGADVERLVLSRAVLWHCEDRVIRFGNQTVVF encoded by the coding sequence ATGACCGAGGAGTACCCGAAAACAACTGCCTTGCCGGCCCGGGATGTCGGCAGGCTCTTGTTGCGTTGCGGAGACCGCCCGGGTCTGGTTGCGGCCATCAGCGGCTTCCTCACCGGCGCCGGTGCCAACATCGTGTCGTTGGATCAGCACTCCACCGAGCAGACCGGCGGCACCTTTATTCAGCGCACGATCTTCCACCTGCCGGGCCTGGCTGCGGTGCGCGACGAACTCGAGCGCGATTTCCGGCAGCAGGTGGCCGATCCGTTCGAGATGGACTTCCGTCTCACGGAGGCCTCCAAACCCAAGCGCGTGGCGCTGATGGCCTCCCGCGAGGACCACTGTCTACTCGATCTGTTGTGGCGCAACCGGCGCGGTGAGCTCGACATGTCCGTCGTCATGGTCATCTCGAACCATCCCGATCTCGCCGATCAGGTGCGCGCGTTCGGTGTGCCGTTCCTCTACGTTCCCGCGACGCCGGACAACCGGGCCGAAGCCGAGCAACGATTACTGGAGTTGTTGCGCGGCAACGTCGATCTGGTGGTGCTGGCCCGGTACATGCAGATTCTGACCCCGGAGTTCCTCGACGGCGTGGGCTGTCCGCTGATCAACATCCACCATTCGTTCCTGCCGGCGTTCATCGGTGCGGCGCCGTATCGCAGGGCCAAGGAACGCGGGGTCAAGTTGGTCGGTGCGACAGCGCATTACGTGACCGGCGATCTCGACGAGGGCCCGATCATCGAGCAGGACGTGGTCCGGGTGGACCACCGGCACTCGGTCGGTGATCTACGGCGTCTGGGTGCCGATGTCGAACGGCTGGTGTTGTCTCGGGCGGTCCTGTGGCACTGTGAGGACCGCGTAATCCGGTTCGGGAATCAGACCGTAGTCTTCTGA
- a CDS encoding Rv1355c family protein, which produces MIPDVSDHNDPDQYRAIFVDHDDHSGGTLDQLRRDPRITVIDECRQQQAALRTLVPAVDTEMLDEPTRWAYYPWRRCLVHILGPAAFTRLRLDRNRNLISADEQRRLSTRKIGVIGLSVGHAIAYNLATEGLCGEIRLTDFDELELANLNRVPGTVFDLGVNKAVVAARRIAEIDPYMKVRIDRNGAVAESIDQFLRGLDVVVEECDSLDAKVLVREVARARRLPVLMTTGDRGLLDVERFDLEPARPILHGLLGDIAARDLTGLSSKDKVPHVLRILDAAQLSPRMAASLVEVGKTLSTWPQLAAEVVLGATVVANAVRRIGLGEPMPSGRVRIDVAEALDRIDDPLRNGSALPPVDVPIEVHTEPTRLADILTNAAIRAPSGGNVQPWLIEASDDRINLRLATTCTTTMDVGYRGSAVALGAAAFNVRIAAAAHNLTGHVQWSRGDEGTPLCGTVDFVPGSAPQLAELYEPMLARETNRLRGTSAPIGAAVIDDLRDAARNEGAELRILDGRAEIETAARLLAEADRIRYLTPTLHREMMSELRWPGDPDADTGLDVTTLGLDPADMVMLDILRRPDVMAKLSEWNAGAALGDDTHERVTSSSALAVVSVRGRRLTDYALAGSAVEAVWVRAQRHGLAVQPVSPVFLYAHDDDDRQLLSPDHADALGDLQYAFRRLTGTERDESLALVLRLSYAPRPTVRSRRRARSGSAPQYG; this is translated from the coding sequence ATGATCCCCGACGTGAGCGATCACAACGACCCCGACCAATACCGAGCGATATTCGTCGACCACGATGACCATTCGGGTGGCACCCTCGACCAGCTGCGCCGGGATCCGCGTATCACCGTCATCGACGAATGCCGCCAACAGCAGGCTGCGCTGCGCACGCTGGTGCCTGCGGTCGACACCGAGATGCTCGACGAGCCGACCCGGTGGGCGTACTACCCGTGGCGCCGGTGCCTGGTCCATATTCTGGGGCCGGCCGCGTTCACCCGGCTACGGCTGGATCGCAACCGCAATCTGATCAGTGCCGACGAGCAGCGCCGCCTTTCCACCCGGAAGATCGGCGTCATCGGCCTCAGCGTCGGCCATGCCATCGCCTACAACCTCGCCACCGAGGGACTGTGCGGCGAGATTCGACTCACCGACTTCGACGAGCTGGAGTTGGCGAACCTCAACCGGGTCCCGGGCACCGTGTTCGACCTGGGTGTGAACAAGGCCGTGGTGGCCGCCCGCCGGATCGCCGAGATCGACCCGTATATGAAGGTCCGTATCGATCGCAACGGCGCAGTGGCCGAGTCCATCGATCAGTTCCTGCGTGGCCTCGACGTCGTTGTCGAAGAATGCGACTCGCTGGACGCGAAAGTCCTTGTCCGCGAGGTCGCCCGAGCCCGGCGGCTGCCGGTGCTGATGACCACCGGCGACCGTGGGCTGCTCGACGTCGAGCGGTTCGACCTGGAACCCGCGCGGCCGATCCTGCACGGTCTGCTCGGCGACATCGCCGCCCGCGACCTGACCGGACTCAGCAGCAAGGACAAGGTGCCCCATGTCCTGCGGATCCTCGACGCGGCCCAACTCTCTCCCCGGATGGCGGCATCGCTGGTGGAGGTCGGCAAGACACTGAGCACCTGGCCCCAGCTCGCCGCCGAGGTCGTACTCGGGGCCACCGTCGTCGCCAATGCCGTGCGGCGCATCGGTCTCGGTGAGCCGATGCCGTCCGGGCGCGTGCGCATCGACGTCGCCGAAGCGCTCGACCGCATCGACGATCCACTGCGCAACGGATCCGCACTTCCACCCGTCGACGTCCCCATCGAAGTCCACACCGAACCGACCCGGCTGGCAGACATCCTCACCAACGCAGCGATACGCGCCCCGTCGGGCGGCAATGTCCAACCGTGGCTCATCGAGGCCAGCGACGACCGGATCAATCTGCGCCTGGCGACGACGTGCACGACCACCATGGACGTCGGCTACCGCGGCAGCGCGGTGGCGCTGGGAGCGGCCGCATTCAATGTCCGGATCGCCGCGGCCGCTCACAACCTGACCGGGCACGTGCAGTGGTCCCGCGGCGACGAAGGCACGCCGCTGTGCGGAACCGTGGATTTCGTGCCCGGTAGCGCACCGCAGTTGGCCGAACTCTACGAACCGATGCTGGCCCGGGAGACCAATCGACTCCGGGGCACCTCGGCACCCATCGGCGCCGCCGTGATCGACGACCTGCGGGATGCCGCCCGAAACGAGGGTGCCGAACTGAGGATCCTCGACGGGCGGGCCGAGATCGAAACCGCCGCACGCCTACTCGCCGAAGCAGACCGAATCCGCTACCTCACCCCGACCCTGCACCGCGAGATGATGTCGGAGCTGCGCTGGCCCGGCGATCCGGACGCCGATACCGGTCTCGACGTGACCACACTCGGGTTGGATCCGGCCGACATGGTGATGCTCGATATTCTGCGTCGGCCCGACGTGATGGCGAAGCTGTCGGAGTGGAACGCCGGCGCGGCTCTCGGCGACGACACCCATGAACGGGTCACCTCGAGCTCGGCGCTGGCCGTCGTCTCGGTTCGGGGCCGCCGGCTGACCGACTACGCGCTGGCCGGATCGGCGGTCGAGGCCGTCTGGGTCCGCGCCCAACGCCACGGGCTGGCGGTTCAACCGGTGTCGCCGGTGTTCCTCTACGCCCATGACGATGACGACCGCCAACTGCTCTCGCCCGACCACGCCGACGCACTGGGCGACCTGCAGTACGCTTTTCGCAGGTTGACCGGCACCGAGCGCGACGAATCACTGGCGCTGGTGCTCAGGTTGTCCTACGCGCCGCGTCCGACCGTGCGCAGCAGACGTCGAGCCCGATCGGGTTCGGCACCGCAGTACGGCTGA
- a CDS encoding putative bifunctional diguanylate cyclase/phosphodiesterase, which yields MAVDAATSVPVSQQVLAELISFFDVDVSFLRHNDHAAHATRLVAEWPPRPPDAQADPLAVIHFADADPVFAMAEHLKEPAVFRPEPATDDYQRTIEAGRHIASTSMACVPLLSADITTGVLGFVKFGDREWLPAELNALKAIASLFAQVQARIEAEDRLRYLADHDHLTGLHNRRALMAHLEARLAPGQPGPVVVMFFDLDRLKAINDYLGHTAGDAFISILAERLQHGDDQPKLIARLGGDEFVVVPAASMTAEAATALAYRLQSVLRERVTIDGEMLTRTVSIGLAEGMPGRDSTSDLLNRADHAVLTAKNSGGNQVAVFSDAMAMEIDFRNDIELHLQSVIESGALVLHYLPEIDMRTGEVLAAEALVRWQHPTRGLLSPDSFIGVAESINLAGELGRWVLRNACAEFARWRSNGVGRNIVLRINVSPVQLVTDGFVESVAGVMKEFRLPRGSVCLEITESIVVQDIETTRSTLTGLHKVGVQVAIDDFGTGYSALSLLKSLPVDTLKIDRSFVAGLGSDPGDLPIVRAVIALAGAFGLQLVAEGVETERAALTLLRHGCYRAQGFLLSKPILGHEMAALLTKGRVAVHFSAAPRT from the coding sequence ATGGCGGTTGATGCCGCGACCTCGGTCCCGGTGAGCCAACAGGTGCTTGCCGAACTGATCTCGTTCTTCGACGTGGACGTGAGCTTCCTGCGTCACAACGATCATGCGGCGCACGCGACGCGGCTGGTGGCCGAGTGGCCGCCGCGCCCACCCGACGCCCAGGCCGACCCGCTTGCGGTCATCCACTTCGCCGATGCCGATCCGGTGTTCGCGATGGCCGAGCACCTCAAGGAACCGGCGGTGTTCCGTCCCGAACCGGCCACCGACGACTACCAGCGCACGATCGAGGCCGGACGCCACATCGCGAGCACCTCGATGGCCTGTGTGCCGTTGTTGTCCGCCGACATCACCACCGGTGTCCTGGGGTTCGTCAAGTTCGGCGACCGCGAATGGTTGCCCGCCGAACTCAACGCCCTCAAGGCGATCGCCTCCTTGTTCGCCCAGGTGCAGGCGCGCATCGAGGCCGAGGACCGGTTGCGTTACCTCGCCGATCACGACCACCTCACCGGTCTGCACAACCGACGAGCGCTGATGGCCCACCTGGAGGCGCGGCTGGCACCGGGCCAACCCGGCCCGGTCGTGGTGATGTTCTTCGACCTGGACCGGCTCAAGGCGATCAACGATTACCTGGGACATACCGCCGGGGATGCCTTCATCAGCATCCTGGCCGAACGGTTGCAGCACGGGGACGACCAACCCAAGCTCATCGCGCGGCTAGGCGGTGACGAGTTCGTCGTCGTCCCCGCGGCGTCGATGACCGCCGAGGCGGCCACCGCACTGGCCTACCGGCTCCAGTCGGTGCTGCGCGAACGGGTCACCATCGACGGCGAGATGCTCACCCGCACCGTCAGCATCGGCTTGGCCGAGGGAATGCCAGGCCGCGACTCCACCTCCGATCTGCTCAACCGGGCTGACCACGCAGTGCTGACCGCCAAGAACTCCGGCGGCAATCAGGTCGCGGTGTTCTCCGATGCGATGGCGATGGAAATCGACTTCCGCAACGACATCGAGTTGCACCTGCAGAGCGTCATCGAGAGCGGGGCGCTCGTGTTGCACTACCTGCCCGAGATCGACATGCGTACCGGCGAGGTGCTGGCCGCCGAGGCCCTGGTCCGCTGGCAGCACCCGACCCGCGGCCTGCTGTCCCCCGACTCGTTCATCGGCGTGGCCGAATCCATAAACCTAGCAGGCGAATTGGGGCGCTGGGTGCTGCGGAACGCGTGCGCCGAGTTCGCCCGGTGGCGGTCCAACGGTGTCGGCCGCAACATCGTGCTGCGGATCAACGTGTCGCCGGTGCAGCTGGTGACCGACGGATTCGTCGAGTCGGTGGCCGGCGTCATGAAGGAGTTCCGTCTGCCCCGCGGATCGGTCTGTCTGGAGATCACCGAGAGCATCGTGGTGCAGGACATCGAAACCACCCGTTCGACCTTGACCGGACTGCACAAGGTGGGCGTGCAGGTGGCCATCGACGACTTCGGCACCGGATACAGCGCGCTGTCGCTGTTGAAGTCCCTGCCGGTGGACACGCTCAAGATCGACCGCAGCTTTGTCGCCGGACTCGGTTCAGACCCGGGCGATCTACCGATCGTGCGTGCGGTGATAGCCCTGGCCGGAGCCTTCGGGCTCCAACTGGTGGCCGAAGGCGTGGAGACCGAGCGGGCCGCGCTGACGTTGTTGCGGCACGGCTGCTACCGCGCACAGGGCTTCCTGTTGTCCAAGCCGATCCTCGGCCACGAGATGGCTGCGCTACTGACCAAAGGTCGGGTGGCAGTGCACTTCTCAGCCGCGCCGCGGACGTGA
- a CDS encoding TetR/AcrR family transcriptional regulator, giving the protein MVTEQLDRRAELTRLQILQAAARQFARTPYSLVSLDDILADANVTKGALYFHFRSKHALALSIVERRVTLAKRAVEDVLARNLSGAETLIDLSCLAAAEDIGDPIARACLNLIESIGHADGVRARTLDSWVQGFAGIAKRAIGEGDFTADTDPEAVARLLVSIHLGVRQTSDLDDPHRFLSDLEHTWRLVLPGFVEPERLGYLTQYIQRRTAMGRRNVTPLYVAGPTEHPTQQD; this is encoded by the coding sequence GTGGTGACTGAGCAGCTCGACCGCCGAGCAGAGCTGACGCGCCTTCAGATCCTGCAAGCGGCTGCGCGACAGTTCGCCCGCACTCCCTACAGTCTGGTCAGCCTCGACGACATCCTGGCCGATGCCAACGTCACCAAGGGTGCGCTGTACTTCCACTTCCGGTCCAAGCACGCATTGGCGCTCTCGATCGTCGAGCGCCGGGTCACACTGGCCAAACGAGCCGTGGAGGACGTCCTGGCCCGCAATCTATCCGGTGCGGAAACGCTGATCGACCTGTCGTGCCTGGCGGCCGCCGAGGACATCGGCGATCCGATCGCCCGGGCCTGCCTGAACCTCATAGAGTCCATCGGCCACGCCGACGGCGTGCGCGCCCGGACCCTCGACTCATGGGTGCAGGGCTTCGCCGGGATCGCCAAGCGGGCGATAGGCGAAGGCGATTTCACCGCCGACACCGACCCCGAAGCGGTCGCCCGGTTGCTGGTCTCGATCCACCTGGGTGTGCGTCAAACCAGCGACCTCGACGATCCGCATCGCTTCCTTTCCGATCTGGAACACACCTGGCGGCTGGTATTACCCGGGTTCGTCGAACCGGAGCGGCTCGGTTACCTCACCCAGTACATCCAGCGTCGCACCGCGATGGGCCGAAGAAACGTGACCCCGCTATACGTCGCAGGCCCGACCGAGCACCCAACGCAGCAGGACTGA